The following proteins are co-located in the Periplaneta americana isolate PAMFEO1 chromosome 12, P.americana_PAMFEO1_priV1, whole genome shotgun sequence genome:
- the LOC138711010 gene encoding secretion-regulating guanine nucleotide exchange factor-like, with the protein MQLFSWGANTYSQLGNGVKSEQCVLPVEIKTEKQLLDPNNIKLITGGGGHTLILTKHGKVFACGSNSKGQLGLDMDTQHLSFEEIKCLQPYHITDIACGWESSLAITKNGELLVWGSNTYCQLGQSKKMIPFTAIPVKLTVPNVRSVASGLRHSGIVTRDGRVLMCGSGKKGQLGLTDSNGMPLFEAQSPQEIPALEDVDNIACGQHHTVVMTSSGRIFAWGDNKYGQLGLDPSYFPSVFSPMEISLNLQLDTCCKLLSGWTHVAILTGNGKIINWGRNTYGQLGCHEYQRPFSWEPQIMNNVENATQIAIGSEHNIVLLGTGQIVSWGWNEHGNCGIGTEEDVRVPTLIGLDTKRNAVLVGTGAGHSFAMLSDGT; encoded by the exons ATGCAACTGTTTTCTTGG GGAGCCAACACATACAGTCAGTTGGGTAATGGAGTGAAGTCGGAACAGTGTGTTCTTCCAGtggaaataaagacagaaaaacaGCTTTTAGATCCGAACAATATTAAACTGATCACAGGTGGAGGAGGTCATACTTTAATACTTACCAAACATGGAAAAGTGTTTGCTTGTGGTTCAAATAGTAAGGGACAATTGGGACTCGATATGGACACTCAGCACCTGtcatttgaagaaataaaatgtcTTCAACCGTACCATATTACTGACATCGCTTGTGGATGGGAGTCAAGCTTGGCTATTACCAAGAATGGTGAATTACTCGTTTGGGGATCTAATACATATTGCCAACTAGGACAATCAAAGAAAATG ATTCCATTCACTGCCATACCAGTGAAATTAACAGTACCTAATGTAAGATCAGTGGCCTCGGGTCTACGCCATTCTGGTATTGTTACAAGAGATGGACGTGTTCTGATGTGTGGTAGCGGAAAGAAGGGACAATTAGGATTAACAGATAGTAATGGAATGCCTCTTTTCGAAGCACAATCTCCACAAGAAA TTCCTGCCTTAGAGGATGTTGATAATATTGCTTGTGGGCAACATCACACAGTGGTAATGACATCTTCAGGCAGAATCTTTGCTTGGGGAGATAACAAATATGGACAGTTAGGTTTGGATCCTTCTTACTTTCCATCAGTTTTTTCACCAATGGAAATATCTCTTAATTTGCAACTGGATACATGTTGTAAACTTCTCTCAGGTTGGACTCATGTTGCTATTCTGACAG GTAATGGCAAAATAATCAATTGGGGAAGAAATACATATGGACAATTAGGATGTCATGAATATCAGCGGCCATTTTCTTGGGAGCCTCAGATAATGAATAATGTAGAAAATGCAACACAGATAGCAATTGGATCAGAACACAACATCGTACTACTTG GCACGGGGCAGATAGTTAGTTGGGGTTGGAATGAACATGGAAACTGTGGTATTGGAACAGAGGAAGATGTGAGAGTACCTACTTTAATTGGCCTTGATACAAAAAGAAATGCAGTGCTGGTAGGGACTGGTGCAGGACACAGTTTTGCAATGTTAAGTGATGGCACATGA